The Lutibacter sp. Hel_I_33_5 genome has a window encoding:
- a CDS encoding histidine kinase, whose product MKALKLHITLFAILICSFSFAQNYTNYTTKDGLPSNHVYTILQDAKGFMWFLTDKGMAKFNGKTFKTFTTKNGLPTNDIWDAFTTPDGKIWYFSKSTKQGYIENDSVHVFSNKIKDEIINPLFSIQIKDSVFPAGPRNTYKLKNKEWQKIKAPKPVSKLHAFHQVIHNNVGHFTPNYDKNTFDIYNNQKKLLKQFKSNLYSYSNGARGQINDSIYFYTSTKKYSILNLNSLEFKTYSFKDQIDKTAIKYPRINLVDKKLQITGKGFVGFLDNNFKIIKPYFFPSHVNAHFGFIDRQNTIWLSTFNKGIYKLPASKQQVTYNFIDDKIQTFNVINNNLLMGVYNKGYFKYNKKSKTFNPYIAANEYCFGAQNVAALNKTFFLNRTFITTHNNQKNRFTNNQSKNKKLNYIYGGIKKVAFFNSEMYGMTSGGFSIFNHKTYKIKNEIALKGCTDLLVFNSRLIIATTNRFKELINNTIQDISFKNENFNKPILSIKALSKTELLVNTDGFGSYITDLNTIKPLIGTEHLSVQEAYINKNDIWLATNNGVLHLKKRTKKYQVIRNYTINDGLPSNNINTIFVDDKELFVGTNYGLARVPINQIKSNLLLDLFVEKATYNSQLITSNSSIKYQTNATLSLKANAINFSDSNTSSFTYKLEHIQNQWNTTASNNFNFNSLKPDSYVFHVKSGTKESKFNFTIKPLWWQLIWFKFLVIIVCGGIIAYIFWRISIKNQEKKNNKLLQEKQLSEIQLKALRSQMNPHFVFNSLSAIQYYINNNEIEASELYLVKFSKLIRQFFELSKETEISINLEAKLIKNYLDIEKLRFKDKFEYSINIDKKINLDAIKLPTMLIQPIVENAINHGLFNKIENGTVIINFIHLTEKSVKVEIIDDGVGLLNTKKKTSIKIKSSNVLEDRLKFLNSSGLWEITYKQEELNPTINDKGHKVTFLITQK is encoded by the coding sequence TTGAAAGCACTAAAACTGCATATAACACTGTTTGCTATATTAATATGTAGTTTTTCTTTTGCCCAAAACTACACCAATTATACAACAAAAGACGGTTTACCAAGTAATCACGTTTATACCATTTTACAAGATGCTAAAGGCTTTATGTGGTTTTTAACAGACAAAGGCATGGCTAAATTTAATGGTAAAACCTTTAAAACTTTTACAACTAAAAATGGGTTACCAACTAACGATATTTGGGATGCTTTTACGACACCAGATGGTAAAATATGGTATTTTTCAAAATCTACAAAACAAGGATATATAGAAAATGACAGTGTACATGTTTTTTCTAATAAAATAAAAGATGAGATTATAAACCCTCTTTTTTCTATACAGATAAAAGACAGTGTTTTTCCTGCTGGACCAAGAAACACATACAAACTAAAAAATAAGGAGTGGCAAAAAATTAAAGCGCCAAAACCGGTATCAAAACTACATGCTTTTCATCAAGTAATTCATAACAATGTAGGGCATTTTACACCAAATTATGATAAAAATACTTTTGATATATATAATAATCAAAAGAAACTATTAAAACAATTTAAATCAAATTTATATAGTTATAGTAATGGTGCTAGAGGGCAAATTAATGATAGCATTTATTTTTATACTTCAACTAAAAAATATTCTATATTAAACCTAAATTCATTAGAGTTTAAAACTTATAGTTTTAAAGACCAAATTGATAAAACTGCTATAAAATATCCGCGTATTAATTTGGTAGACAAAAAGCTACAAATTACTGGAAAAGGGTTTGTTGGTTTTTTAGATAATAATTTTAAAATTATAAAACCATACTTTTTTCCATCGCATGTAAATGCACATTTTGGTTTTATAGATAGGCAAAACACTATTTGGTTATCTACCTTTAATAAAGGTATTTATAAACTGCCAGCAAGTAAACAACAAGTAACGTATAATTTTATTGATGATAAGATACAGACCTTTAATGTTATTAATAACAACTTGTTAATGGGGGTTTATAATAAAGGATATTTTAAATATAATAAAAAAAGTAAAACTTTTAATCCTTATATAGCAGCTAACGAGTATTGTTTTGGTGCGCAAAATGTAGCTGCTTTAAATAAAACATTTTTCTTAAATAGAACATTTATTACTACCCATAATAATCAAAAAAATAGATTTACAAATAACCAATCAAAGAATAAAAAATTAAACTACATATATGGTGGAATTAAAAAAGTAGCATTTTTTAATTCAGAGATGTATGGAATGACTTCTGGTGGATTTTCTATATTTAATCATAAAACCTACAAAATAAAAAACGAGATAGCTTTAAAAGGTTGTACAGATCTTTTGGTTTTTAATTCTAGGCTTATAATAGCAACAACAAATCGTTTTAAAGAATTAATAAACAATACAATACAAGACATATCTTTTAAAAATGAAAACTTTAATAAACCTATATTAAGTATTAAAGCATTAAGTAAAACAGAACTATTGGTTAATACAGATGGTTTTGGTAGTTATATTACAGATTTAAATACCATAAAACCTTTAATAGGAACAGAACATTTAAGCGTACAAGAAGCATATATTAATAAAAATGATATTTGGTTGGCTACAAACAATGGCGTATTACATCTTAAAAAAAGAACTAAAAAATACCAAGTTATAAGAAATTACACCATAAATGATGGTTTGCCAAGCAATAATATTAATACCATTTTTGTTGATGATAAAGAACTTTTTGTTGGTACAAATTATGGGTTAGCAAGAGTGCCTATCAATCAAATAAAAAGTAATTTATTGTTAGATCTTTTTGTTGAAAAAGCAACCTATAACTCCCAATTAATAACATCGAATTCTAGTATAAAATACCAAACCAATGCTACGTTAAGTTTAAAAGCAAATGCTATAAATTTTTCTGACAGCAATACTTCTAGCTTCACTTACAAATTAGAACATATTCAAAATCAATGGAATACAACAGCTTCCAATAATTTTAATTTTAATAGTTTAAAACCAGATTCTTATGTTTTTCATGTAAAATCGGGCACAAAAGAATCAAAATTTAACTTTACTATAAAACCTTTGTGGTGGCAACTAATTTGGTTTAAATTTCTTGTAATTATAGTTTGTGGTGGAATCATAGCATACATTTTTTGGAGGATTAGTATAAAAAATCAAGAAAAGAAAAATAATAAATTATTGCAAGAAAAACAGCTTTCAGAAATACAATTAAAAGCGTTGCGTTCTCAAATGAATCCACATTTTGTATTTAATTCTTTATCAGCCATTCAATATTATATCAATAATAATGAAATAGAAGCATCAGAATTGTATTTGGTTAAATTTTCGAAATTAATTCGTCAGTTTTTTGAATTATCTAAAGAAACTGAGATTAGTATCAACCTAGAAGCAAAACTGATTAAAAACTATTTAGATATTGAAAAACTTCGTTTTAAAGATAAATTTGAATACAGTATTAATATTGATAAAAAGATTAACTTAGATGCTATTAAGCTTCCTACTATGCTTATTCAACCCATTGTAGAAAATGCTATAAATCATGGTCTTTTTAATAAAATTGAAAATGGAACTGTGATCATTAATTTTATACATCTAACTGAAAAAAGTGTAAAAGTAGAAATTATAGATGATGGTGTAGGACTTTTAAACACTAAAAAGAAAACTAGTATAAAAATAAAATCATCTAATGTTTTAGAAGATAGACTTAAATTTTTAAACAGTTCTGGATTATGGGAAATAACATACAAACAAGAAGAGCTAAACCCAACTATAAATGATAAAGGTCACAAAGTAACCTTTTTAATTACTCAAAAATAA
- a CDS encoding T9SS type A sorting domain-containing protein has translation MELKNPIYTNKDNGNTVFNEISWWTKEGVDYKKEAKLSLAYNLPYQKDCIGCSYVATLYFKVSVLDKFGNYKEELILREVEVKDNKVLSTIDENKKSSFFVYPNPVKNYMNIYSREAGNSILYDLNGKELMKFKIKSGDNRINLINYPKGIYILKTNGNNFKKTTKVMIE, from the coding sequence ATGGAACTTAAGAATCCTATTTATACCAATAAAGATAATGGCAATACAGTCTTTAATGAAATATCTTGGTGGACAAAAGAGGGTGTAGATTATAAAAAAGAAGCTAAATTAAGTTTGGCCTATAACCTACCTTATCAAAAAGATTGCATAGGTTGTAGTTATGTAGCTACTTTATATTTTAAAGTTTCGGTATTAGATAAGTTTGGTAATTATAAAGAAGAATTAATTTTAAGAGAAGTAGAAGTAAAAGATAACAAGGTACTTTCTACAATAGATGAAAACAAAAAATCATCATTCTTTGTTTATCCAAATCCAGTAAAGAATTATATGAATATTTATTCTAGAGAAGCTGGTAACTCTATATTATATGATTTAAACGGAAAAGAATTAATGAAGTTTAAAATTAAAAGTGGAGACAACAGAATTAATCTGATTAATTACCCTAAAGGTATTTACATTTTAAAAACAAATGGAAATAACTTTAAAAAGACTACTAAAGTTATGATTGAATAG
- a CDS encoding LytTR family DNA-binding domain-containing protein: MNLTAVLIDDEISNLKGLEQKLGKLFPDLEILQTFQKPENAIQYLNTQQPDIVFLDIEMPRINGFELLSQLNEINFQVIFITAYSEYAIEAFKQNAIDYVLKPIDDADLVLAINKAVTFITTKENTQNNHKLVNLLTNTLSKNNKIIIQTVNGTSFIPQEEVLHLEGYKGYTKFHLINNTTIVSSYNLGKFEKVLSSIFFKCHKSHIINLEKVRHFDNEGYIVLDNSYRVPISKANKKNIFRAVLKL, from the coding sequence ATGAATTTAACTGCTGTGTTAATAGACGATGAAATTTCTAATCTAAAAGGATTAGAACAAAAACTGGGTAAATTATTTCCAGATTTAGAGATATTACAAACATTTCAAAAACCAGAAAATGCAATACAGTACTTAAATACTCAACAACCAGATATTGTTTTTTTAGATATTGAAATGCCTAGAATTAATGGGTTTGAGTTGTTATCGCAATTAAATGAAATCAATTTTCAAGTCATTTTTATTACAGCTTATAGCGAATATGCTATTGAAGCTTTTAAACAAAATGCAATAGATTATGTTTTAAAACCTATTGATGATGCAGATTTAGTTCTGGCAATAAATAAAGCAGTAACATTTATTACAACAAAAGAAAATACTCAAAACAATCATAAACTTGTAAACCTATTAACCAATACTTTATCTAAAAACAACAAGATTATTATACAAACGGTTAATGGAACTTCATTCATACCTCAAGAAGAAGTTCTACATTTAGAAGGGTATAAAGGATATACAAAATTTCATTTAATTAATAATACTACAATAGTCAGTTCCTATAATCTAGGTAAATTTGAAAAGGTGTTGAGTTCTATTTTTTTTAAATGTCACAAATCACATATTATAAATCTAGAAAAAGTAAGGCATTTTGATAATGAAGGGTATATTGTACTTGATAATTCTTATAGAGTTCCAATCTCGAAAGCGAATAAAAAAAACATTTTTAGAGCTGTTTTAAAACTTTAG